The genome window tagaccatctccaaccatattcccttcatttcgttcccttcccgattcccttccccgttctcattccctttatttcctctcatctccaacagcttcccctcgaggggaatcgcgaagggaatggagagagaatcccatcctgaagggaatgaccctgggaatcccgtcgtgacgggaaccgtgaagtgaaaccgttggagcgctgaagggaacgaaaatcccgtcgtgaagggattctggcccctgaagggaaaccgttggagatggtcttaggaTTTATCAAGTTGGTTGAACTATCGAGGGTTGACTTGTCTACTCTCCATTAGTTCCTTCCTGTCTTGCGTATTTACATCTAAACAGTACATGCATACTCTTTTCATTTCGAGCATATCTTTTAAGAATTGGGCCTTCTGCGCTGCATCTTTTGATCCTGAGTATGTTTGCTTGATTATGGATACGGGTAGCAAGTTTCGATCTTGCATTGTGTCTATGTTATGATACAGTGAACATCTTCTTTCTTAGATCTTTTCACATTACTCACTGCAGTAATTGATGGGCAGGTGAATTCTCTTGAACCCATTCAGCTCAGGAAGTACTATTGGTTGCTCATCCAGCTGAGCAGGTTGAGCTATCCATTTAGCTCAAAACAGTGAAGGGACTCATTGTACACGTGTTTGTCTCCCAAAAATCCAGTGGTGTCCTGTACTGTGAAGGTCACAGAACCCACTTGACTACATTCCGGGGTTATGGGAATTGCAGCATGATCAATGCAGGCTTCTTGATTTGGTAACTAATCAATGGATCCCTAATTCCTTAATAGCTCCTTTTGGCAACTGTAAATTTCAGTTTGATATTATGTAATCAGATATTGTACTTGCTTAGCGTTTCTCCTCTTGCTCTCTTATGCTTCATATGTCAGTGCTTAGTATAGTATCTTTTTTAGATGACAAGATCTAGCTGATCATCTTAAAAATATTTACCAAAATTTGTTCCATTGTTTTGTTGGTTTGCTAACGCCATTGCAAACAGCAGCTaatatgtaatatttgtaaatTGCTTCTGCTCCTTGAAATTGGCGTTGGAATTTTAGTTAGACATCATGCTTGTAATAGAAATGtgcaaaaacaacaacaacaatgctttttagtcccaagcaagttggggtaggctagagatgaaacccataaggtCCAACAAAAAAGGATGATgagaaaactaaaataaaaaagtacCAGTAGTAGTAATAATGGTAAAGTGATAGTAATAATGAAAAATTGTAATGGAAATGTGCAAACCACCAAAATAGAGTTGCGGCATCCAGCTGACTTAAAGTTTGTCTTTTTCTCTGCATATACTGTCAACCATCAttaaaattagaagaaagaaTTAGTTCTCTTGTAAGGTGCCAATTTCTTATGTCCGTTTCATTCAACTAATGATAACACACACTTATCTTCTTCCATATTTGAGGTCGATATTGCAAAAGCTGTACCATGTCATATTTTGCTTTGTACAATTCAGTGTTGTTTGACTAGCTTGTTGAACAGATTGCAACAAGAATGGGGGCAAAGGTAGAAGGTGAAAGCTATATGCCTGGATTTTATGCCACGGGGGATCTCAATGTGGAAGCAAATGGTAGGTGGACTCCATACTATGAGGAGAAGACATCGAATGGCCAATTCTGCAACGGATATACAACAAAACCGACAAATGGTTATTCAGAATTCGACAAAGAAATGCTCAAGCACACAATGCTTGAACATGAGGCCATATTTAGAAAACAGGTAAGTGCACATCAAATTCATAAGTATCTTAATCCATCACATGGAGCAAAAAAAttaagcagcagcagcagcacaacaTAATGCTTTTTTTTCGTCTTATCAAGTGTTTTTATCTGTCAAGCCTCACAACTCACTCACTATTCAGGTGTATGAACTGCACCGGGTTTACAAAATACAGAGAGATATGATGAAACATTATCAAAGCAAAGAGGTGTATGCATACCCGATGCTGGCAGATGCATCACAGACAAATTCACTATCACAGGTGCCACCAAATGGTGCAAAGATGATGTGGCAGATGCAGGTACCTCCTGTGTCCACAACATACAGAAAAGCTCCTGTTGCAGAGCACAATGATGCAAACCATTCCTCTATTAAGTTCCTTAGAGAAGGCAGTGTGCAGTCCTCTCCAAATGGATTTCCATCAAGTGATGCTGCTCCAAAAAGCAGGCAAGGCACTTTTGGCCTTCACCTTCCAGCTGAACATCATATAGATGATGATAACGCATTGGAGAACAAGCCCATAGATTTCCTTGGTTTGGCGTCAGATACAAAACCTCAAAACGACGCTGACCTTATATTAGTTAGTGCAGAAGGCTTGGGGAGGTTCAGTGATAATAGTTCAACATCAGGTTTGCGGACCACAAATAATCTGGGGGGCCGGCAAGTTGCTGACCTGAATGAGCCCAATACTGGTATCTATATGGGTAGAGCAAATGGATCAGTATCCAGAGGCCTTTCACATACCTTGGAGAACTCGTGGAATCAATCAATACTGAGATCAAGCGTAACTAACTTCAGTTTCAATAAAGAATACTCCAAAGACAAGCATACCTACGAAGGGACAAGCTCAAATTTCTTTGATGCAAGCGTGAAAATAAGACAAGAGGATAGACCATTAACCAATAAAGGTAACAATAAGGTTCACTTGTAAtggttttatttattttagaaatatttttttgtccAGAGTTCTTTGTATGTTTGTCCAGTGAATTTTTATTAACACAGTAATCACCATATTTGTCAACCATGCGTCATTTTGCGGTAAGGGGTATGTCTTTGATGTGGAGTTTTGGAGGAAAAGTGGTTCTCCCTGTACATTGACTCGAACATACCATGTTTCTGGTAACATGATTTAGCAAATAGTGGAACATGCAAGTAGCATGTAATGTTCTATTTGTTATTTGTAAAACTATTTCCCTTAGCCGTGCCAATTCCAGTATCCATTTATTTGGTTCTGGACATCTTTCTATTCCCCCTTGTTACTGTACTTGATTGTAGAATGAACACCTTCATGGGGTTCAACCTTTACTTTTGACTGCTAGCAGTGGCCTGTGAGATGTGATGTACCATTATAATCTGGAAATATTATTTGCAGGCTGGTTCCTAGTCCTTATATAACTCCAATCTGTACTAGACAACTTGCTCATTTCTGTGGTTTCCCAATCATATTTCTGAATGACTGTTTGTATGTTAGTCTTACAGTATTTTGTTCATCGAAACCTGTAGTCCCTATTTTCTTTATGATACAGTAActtgcctcccccccccccccacacacaaaataaataaataaaataaataaagaacaaAAAAAGAGGTAAGTAACTCGCTTCGTTTGGACTGCAGCTTGTGCCTTTTTCAGTATGTCATATTGTTTGTTGCTCTACATGTGGATGCTTCTAACGTCATGCAGAGAGCTTAGGAAGCATCTCTGGGATTTCTTTTTGATAGCTTGCACATCCTTTTACTGTTCTATATTTACAATTGACTTGTCCTGTCTGATAATTGTTCTGTCTCTTGCATCAATCCTTCAGGTAAACAGGTCGGcagtataatttttttagcacCCAGATACAGTGATGCTGATCCGCAGAAATACTTAAAAGCTGCCGATGGGGGGCCTGCCAACAGTAACCAGTTTGTTTACCAAGGTCAGAATAGTTCAGTTGGATGGTTTGCACAAAGTCCTCTGGAACCCTCTGCCGTCAATAATTTTGCTAGACTTGACCATCCACATCATTCAAGTATGGGTACATTTGCTGCTCCCATCCCTATTCCTCAAATAGATCATCCTTCTGTTGCCTCCCCGATGGGTTCTTGCACAGTAGACCCAAGGAACAGTGTTATCAATAATCCTGCTTTCATTCCAAGATTCAATGGATCGGCAGCTGTGAATTCGTATACCAATCTTAGTGCTGTGACACAGAGCATTGGAACTTCGACTCCTAAGCTGAAAAATGTCAATAATTTAGATGGCCGCTATCCTGGTTTTCCACTTGATTCATTTTCTGCATCGCATTCACGACATCAGGTAGCAATTTCTAGTGACTTGGAGCAAAAGAACACCCAGAAGTTTGAACATTCAGCTCGACAGTCCCATGGCAAGGGCACGAAGAACTTTAATTTGAATGAGACACTGTCGGATGGTCAGGAAGGTGGTCCTGTTGAAACAGCTGGGAGATGTGCCGGCAGTCTACAGCAAAGT of Phragmites australis chromosome 3, lpPhrAust1.1, whole genome shotgun sequence contains these proteins:
- the LOC133913357 gene encoding uncharacterized protein LOC133913357, producing MGAKVEGESYMPGFYATGDLNVEANGRWTPYYEEKTSNGQFCNGYTTKPTNGYSEFDKEMLKHTMLEHEAIFRKQVYELHRVYKIQRDMMKHYQSKEVYAYPMLADASQTNSLSQVPPNGAKMMWQMQVPPVSTTYRKAPVAEHNDANHSSIKFLREGSVQSSPNGFPSSDAAPKSRQGTFGLHLPAEHHIDDDNALENKPIDFLGLASDTKPQNDADLILVSAEGLGRFSDNSSTSGLRTTNNLGGRQVADLNEPNTGIYMGRANGSVSRGLSHTLENSWNQSILRSSVTNFSFNKEYSKDKHTYEGTSSNFFDASVKIRQEDRPLTNKGKQVGSIIFLAPRYSDADPQKYLKAADGGPANSNQFVYQGQNSSVGWFAQSPLEPSAVNNFARLDHPHHSSMGTFAAPIPIPQIDHPSVASPMGSCTVDPRNSVINNPAFIPRFNGSAAVNSYTNLSAVTQSIGTSTPKLKNVNNLDGRYPGFPLDSFSASHSRHQVAISSDLEQKNTQKFEHSARQSHGKGTKNFNLNETLSDGQEGGPVETAGRCAGSLQQSKDKGSVFGISWLKNKASCADPAVLEKPEKVFVHSSGTAMELQNTKDRNEEALTIRNLSDSALTSLGWGIKKDGVSEDNAARTLLDCNKTHESAKCLPFSCQKLVPKDRQTTEGVIKKSGAPIRDFIDLNDDVPNEDNSEESVVSHECQVASLPNNQSKRAFVIDLEVPACEEGAVWTFHEECTRPGKLDAYQETDDTSVTSAIAAAENIVALSMDMPTTVETPEDMLQWFADLAILNIDECAGQVEVQACINDSSDDELDSFESLTLKLEETKIDEYWSRPLAPAITTDEQTVSTAHLLMKPRRGQQRRRRQKRDFQKDILPSLSTLSRPEIIEDVQLLEGLVQASGGSWESSLSRRGRYGGRTRGRKPRKNVTVTVTVKEPEEVEVSAPPKPGTGDLETDDRGMIGWGRTTRRCRRRRCPSSSNIAAAS